A genome region from Schlesneria paludicola DSM 18645 includes the following:
- a CDS encoding ATP-dependent helicase, with protein MGKDADLTESQRAAVEHFEGPLLVVAGPGSGKTRVITRRIARLIDRGVHPHEILAITFTNKAARVMSERVQALLPRSFVWVSTFHKFCSRLLREHAAVVGLRPSFSIYDTSDQLTLLKTVLHDLNFDATHFPPGKLLGRISKAKNDLITADQFRQKHAASIGTHLDAVAARVYPVYQQRLLDANAVDFDDLLMHVARMLHEHDELRMSLDERYRFILVDEYQDTNRAQYQIVAALSQQFPNLCVTGDPDQSIYGWRGAQIENILRFERDFPGVVQVRLEENFRSTPEILAAADELIRHNVNRKPKRLQPMRESGQPVQLRLYADGQSEASSIAAEIQSLVQAGQRGWNDFAIFYRVNSLSRTVETALSRLKIPYQVAGGLAFYERAEIKDVLGYLRLIENPLDRIAFLRVVNTPTRGVGKSSLDRFVQWADTAGIDLLTAAAQSERVPNLSKKAAVGLRAFAALIAELADLSANPFGNQFGSTEFDFESDNSDDSDQSESSRGAVETIVRAVLERTGYYRQYEGPLDEDEVQRKSNVDELVSSAMLFDRHMTEQEEVATLGSFLETASLTQDVDSLEEETGAVTLMTLHAAKGLEFPDVYLIGVEQNLIPHERSLRENDKQPLEEERRLLFVGITRAQERLVLTHTERREMHGRTLSTISSDFLQELIVERRDCTGAGVTMEMWDQDIIHDDGFEESSTAPAQSSDWYGGTYKSQASPKKPKKTPRKPHLTTGAALEAGASTFADIPVGFGLGSQVRHPRYGIGTVVEVNGFSRMRTVTVEFAADHRRESFIAAKCPLQPVGFS; from the coding sequence GTGGGTAAAGACGCAGATTTGACGGAATCTCAACGTGCGGCCGTCGAGCATTTTGAAGGACCGTTGCTCGTCGTCGCGGGACCGGGCTCGGGAAAAACACGAGTCATTACTCGCCGCATCGCCCGGTTGATCGACCGGGGTGTCCATCCGCACGAAATTCTTGCGATCACCTTCACGAACAAAGCCGCCCGAGTGATGAGTGAGCGTGTGCAGGCGCTTTTGCCGCGTTCTTTTGTCTGGGTCAGTACATTTCATAAATTCTGCTCGCGTCTTTTGCGTGAACATGCGGCTGTGGTTGGACTTCGGCCCAGTTTTTCGATCTACGACACCAGTGATCAGCTCACGTTGCTCAAAACGGTTCTGCATGATTTGAATTTCGATGCGACACATTTTCCGCCCGGAAAACTACTCGGCCGAATCAGCAAGGCGAAGAACGATCTGATCACGGCCGATCAATTTCGCCAAAAGCATGCCGCTTCGATCGGAACGCATCTCGATGCCGTCGCAGCGCGCGTCTACCCCGTCTATCAACAGCGATTGCTCGACGCCAACGCGGTCGACTTCGATGATCTCCTGATGCATGTCGCACGCATGCTGCATGAGCACGATGAACTGCGAATGTCACTGGATGAACGGTATCGGTTCATCCTCGTCGACGAGTACCAGGATACGAACCGGGCGCAATACCAAATCGTCGCGGCACTGTCGCAGCAATTTCCCAATCTGTGCGTGACGGGTGATCCTGATCAGTCGATCTATGGGTGGCGCGGTGCTCAGATCGAAAACATCCTCCGGTTTGAGCGAGATTTCCCCGGCGTCGTGCAGGTACGACTCGAAGAAAACTTCCGAAGCACACCCGAGATCCTTGCCGCGGCTGACGAACTGATCCGCCATAACGTCAATCGCAAACCGAAACGCCTTCAGCCGATGAGAGAGAGCGGACAACCGGTTCAATTGAGACTCTACGCCGATGGGCAAAGTGAAGCGTCTTCTATCGCTGCGGAAATTCAGTCACTTGTCCAGGCGGGGCAACGCGGCTGGAACGACTTCGCGATTTTTTACCGCGTGAACTCACTGTCACGCACCGTCGAAACGGCGCTCTCTCGACTTAAGATCCCGTATCAGGTGGCTGGAGGACTGGCGTTCTATGAACGCGCGGAAATCAAAGACGTCCTGGGGTATCTTCGCCTGATCGAGAATCCACTCGATCGAATCGCATTTCTGCGCGTCGTCAATACGCCGACCCGTGGAGTTGGAAAAAGCTCACTCGATCGCTTTGTTCAATGGGCCGACACTGCAGGGATTGATCTCCTGACCGCAGCGGCGCAGTCCGAACGCGTGCCAAACCTCTCGAAGAAAGCGGCTGTCGGACTTCGCGCCTTTGCGGCGTTGATCGCGGAACTGGCCGATCTGTCTGCCAACCCGTTTGGGAATCAGTTTGGGTCCACCGAATTTGATTTCGAGAGCGACAATTCCGACGACTCGGACCAATCCGAGTCGTCACGAGGCGCAGTCGAAACGATTGTTCGAGCCGTCCTCGAACGCACCGGCTACTATCGACAATACGAGGGCCCCTTGGACGAAGATGAAGTCCAGCGAAAATCGAATGTCGACGAACTGGTCAGTTCCGCCATGTTGTTCGATCGACATATGACCGAGCAAGAAGAGGTCGCGACTCTGGGCAGCTTTCTGGAAACCGCCAGCTTGACGCAGGATGTCGATTCTCTCGAAGAAGAGACGGGTGCCGTGACACTCATGACGTTGCATGCCGCCAAGGGACTTGAATTTCCCGATGTCTACCTGATTGGCGTCGAACAAAATCTCATCCCGCACGAACGGTCGCTGCGTGAGAACGATAAGCAACCGCTTGAAGAAGAGCGTCGCTTGTTATTTGTCGGCATCACGCGTGCCCAAGAACGGCTGGTGCTGACACACACCGAGCGACGTGAAATGCACGGACGAACCCTGTCGACAATTTCCAGTGATTTTCTGCAAGAATTGATCGTGGAGCGCCGGGATTGCACGGGTGCCGGCGTGACGATGGAAATGTGGGATCAAGACATCATACACGATGACGGATTCGAGGAGTCGTCAACGGCACCTGCACAATCAAGTGACTGGTATGGCGGGACGTACAAGTCACAAGCCAGTCCCAAGAAACCCAAAAAAACACCACGCAAGCCACACCTGACAACCGGTGCCGCACTGGAAGCCGGTGCAAGCACCTTTGCAGACATCCCGGTTGGCTTCGGACTGGGCTCACAAGTGCGTCACCCTCGCTACGGCATTGGAACGGTCGTGGAGGTGAACGGATTCTCGAGAATGCGAACAGTGACCGTCGAATTCGCCGCCGACCATCGGCGCGAAAGCTTTATTGCCGCGAAATGCCCATTGCAACCGGTGGGATTCAGTTGA
- a CDS encoding GTPase, with amino-acid sequence MTVELAQLELLAQVDDLVARLVSWSNEPSAWESVQQSQALVRRLLSRLEPLRARVEAPLVVATFGGTGVGKSSLVNGLVGQEVTSSGRQRPTTTHPIVLAHPQTDLTAYHLPLEKGDDELKVVRLETPLLRDIVLIDCPDPDTSEVETTSSNLARLHRLLPYCDVLLYVSTQQKYRSARVSEELLQAASGCRLVFIQSHADLDSDIRDDWRSQLSRTFRIADMFFVDSKLALREQQSGMRPTGEFGRLIDLLLKELSTTQRIRIRRGNLMGLVQEVLMHARAILSEQDPQVKKLEQALSEQRHRTTERMASRLQEELLVSRGLWERRLLGQVTQMWGYSPFASVLRLWHSQASLLASFSLMRSHTTAQMALVGLVHGTRWVTSQQQEQDAERRLESLSSLGLSDSELRESQIVVSGHVHAAKLDRVVPGTASFDNLRQAATEVRLEFLTDAAQRIDELILNTAKRNSQWSIRWRYEILFALLPAFLLYRVGRNFFYDSFWLEKPLLDTNFYIPSALFLLFWAGAFVMSYTLRLRRGLTRRIEELARELARLNAGAGLFPDLEQAVAEFARHGDRLDQFSSSVESIRLQYLAGQPAEALSIRQETTT; translated from the coding sequence ATGACAGTGGAATTGGCTCAGTTGGAACTGCTTGCTCAAGTTGATGACCTGGTCGCTCGGTTGGTCAGTTGGTCGAACGAGCCTTCCGCCTGGGAGTCTGTCCAGCAGAGTCAAGCCTTGGTTCGACGACTCTTGTCTCGTCTGGAACCATTGCGAGCCCGCGTTGAAGCTCCACTCGTCGTCGCGACATTCGGCGGCACGGGTGTCGGAAAAAGTTCTCTCGTCAATGGATTGGTTGGCCAGGAGGTCACCTCCTCTGGCCGCCAGCGTCCGACGACGACACACCCCATTGTCCTGGCCCACCCGCAGACCGATCTGACCGCCTACCATTTGCCACTGGAGAAGGGTGACGATGAACTGAAGGTGGTCCGGCTTGAGACTCCTTTGCTACGAGATATCGTGCTGATCGACTGTCCCGATCCCGACACCTCCGAGGTCGAGACGACGTCAAGTAATCTCGCTCGTCTACATCGTCTGCTCCCCTATTGTGATGTGCTGCTTTACGTCAGCACACAGCAGAAATATCGCTCGGCCCGAGTCAGCGAGGAACTGCTGCAGGCGGCCAGCGGCTGCCGTCTGGTTTTCATTCAATCCCACGCCGATCTGGATTCCGACATTCGCGACGACTGGCGTTCGCAACTGAGCCGGACATTTCGAATTGCCGACATGTTCTTTGTCGATTCGAAGCTCGCGCTGCGTGAACAGCAATCCGGCATGCGTCCCACGGGTGAGTTTGGGCGGTTAATTGACCTGCTGCTGAAGGAACTTTCCACCACACAACGAATTCGGATCCGCCGCGGCAATCTCATGGGACTCGTCCAGGAAGTCTTGATGCACGCCCGCGCGATCTTGTCCGAACAAGATCCCCAGGTCAAAAAACTGGAACAAGCACTCTCCGAACAACGACATCGCACCACAGAGCGGATGGCCAGTCGCTTGCAGGAAGAGTTACTTGTCAGTCGCGGACTTTGGGAACGACGGTTACTGGGGCAGGTGACTCAGATGTGGGGCTACAGCCCGTTTGCATCGGTCTTGCGATTGTGGCATAGCCAGGCCAGCCTGCTCGCCTCGTTTTCGTTGATGAGGTCACACACGACGGCACAAATGGCCCTGGTCGGACTGGTGCATGGAACGCGATGGGTGACGTCACAGCAGCAGGAGCAAGATGCCGAGCGACGCCTTGAATCATTGTCGTCACTCGGACTGAGCGATTCAGAACTTCGCGAGTCGCAGATTGTGGTCTCGGGTCATGTTCACGCCGCAAAGCTGGACCGAGTCGTCCCCGGCACGGCGTCGTTCGACAACCTGCGCCAAGCAGCCACCGAGGTGCGTTTGGAGTTTTTGACCGACGCCGCGCAGCGAATTGATGAACTGATTCTTAATACGGCCAAACGCAACTCGCAGTGGTCGATTCGGTGGCGATACGAAATCTTGTTCGCACTTCTACCCGCGTTCTTGCTGTACCGAGTGGGACGCAATTTCTTCTACGATTCGTTCTGGCTCGAAAAGCCATTGCTGGATACGAATTTCTACATTCCCTCGGCACTCTTCCTGTTGTTCTGGGCGGGCGCGTTCGTCATGAGCTACACCTTGCGTCTACGACGCGGCCTGACGCGGCGCATCGAAGAACTGGCCCGTGAGCTGGCCCGACTGAATGCCGGAGCGGGACTCTTTCCTGATCTGGAGCAGGCTGTCGCAGAGTTCGCCCGTCACGGCGACCGGCTGGATCAATTTTCGTCGAGCGTCGAATCGATCAGACTGCAATATCTCGCGGGCCAGCCCGCTGAAGCCTTGAGCATCCGACAAGAGACGACCACTTGA